A section of the Streptomyces sp. CG1 genome encodes:
- a CDS encoding 3'-5' exonuclease gives MTTWYEGPLAAFDTETTGVDVETDRIVSAAVVVQDAPGTRPRVSRWLVNPGVPVPEAATAVHGLTEEHLQCNGRWPAPVMYEIAEQLAEHAAMGRPLVVMNAPFDLTLLDRELRRHRASSLDRWFESAALRVLDPRVLDKHLDRYRKGRRTLTDLCEHYDVALQDAHDAAADALAALDVVRALGRRFATRLERLTPAELHTLQTNWHAAQARGLQAWFARSGSAEIVSTDWPLRPELSAAA, from the coding sequence ATGACGACCTGGTACGAGGGGCCGCTGGCCGCTTTCGACACGGAGACGACGGGCGTGGACGTCGAGACCGACCGAATCGTGTCGGCCGCCGTCGTCGTCCAGGACGCCCCGGGCACCCGGCCCCGGGTTTCGCGCTGGCTGGTGAACCCGGGGGTGCCGGTGCCGGAGGCGGCGACGGCGGTGCACGGGCTGACGGAGGAGCACCTGCAGTGCAACGGCCGCTGGCCGGCGCCGGTGATGTACGAGATAGCCGAGCAGCTGGCGGAGCACGCGGCGATGGGCCGCCCGCTGGTGGTGATGAACGCGCCGTTCGATCTGACGCTGCTGGACCGGGAGTTGCGCCGGCACCGGGCGTCGTCGCTGGACCGCTGGTTCGAGTCGGCGGCGCTCAGGGTGCTGGACCCGCGTGTCCTGGACAAGCATCTGGACCGGTACCGCAAGGGCCGCCGCACGCTGACCGACCTGTGCGAGCACTACGATGTGGCGCTGCAGGACGCGCATGACGCCGCGGCGGACGCGCTGGCCGCCCTGGATGTCGTACGGGCGCTGGGCCGCCGTTTCGCGACCCGGCTGGAGCGCCTGACCCCCGCCGAGCTGCACACGCTCCAGACCAACTGGCACGCGGCGCAGGCCCGTGGACTGCAGGCCTGGTTCGCGCGCAGCGGCTCGGCGGAGATCGTCAGCACGGACTGGCCGCTGCGGCCGGAGCTGTCGGCGGCGGCGTGA
- a CDS encoding SRPBCC family protein, which translates to MDWNRYRFLSLWSLPAPPAAVYAVLERPEDYPRWWPQVRAVTRLDSGTGVLTIRSALPYAMTFTARETRRDPGAGILEIAVSGDIEGWARWTVTADGPGTLARYEQVVEVRKPLLRWLAVPGRPVFRLNHRMMMAAGRRGLLRHLEAV; encoded by the coding sequence ATGGACTGGAACCGCTACCGCTTCCTCAGTCTGTGGTCCCTGCCCGCCCCGCCCGCGGCCGTGTATGCCGTCCTGGAGCGGCCCGAGGACTATCCCCGCTGGTGGCCACAGGTACGGGCGGTGACCCGGCTGGACTCCGGCACCGGAGTCCTCACCATCCGGTCCGCGCTGCCGTACGCCATGACCTTCACCGCACGGGAGACGCGCCGCGACCCGGGCGCCGGGATCCTGGAGATCGCCGTGTCAGGCGACATCGAGGGCTGGGCCCGCTGGACGGTGACCGCCGACGGCCCCGGCACCCTCGCCCGCTACGAGCAGGTCGTGGAGGTGCGCAAGCCCCTGCTCAGGTGGCTCGCCGTACCGGGACGGCCCGTCTTCCGCCTCAACCACCGGATGATGATGGCCGCCGGACGCCGCGGACTGCTCCGCCACCTCGAAGCGGTTTGA
- a CDS encoding DUF4365 domain-containing protein, producing the protein MAIAQPERGGLLPDRPGTVRGTLATTACMETLQVGYLHAVAAAAGCSLSQPFPDNGIDWHVSHSAPGHTVDDEVTIKVQLKATYQVAPNPPGRSFSFTLDNDHLRKLARTPVSVHKILVVMLVPRSQDDWLRASHDRLDLRHCCYWVNLAGHPITGRHRTNVRIPTSRIFDDRALCEIMTRVGTGGRP; encoded by the coding sequence ATGGCCATAGCGCAGCCCGAGCGGGGCGGGCTGCTGCCCGATCGCCCGGGCACCGTCCGCGGCACGCTCGCCACCACGGCGTGCATGGAGACACTGCAGGTCGGCTATCTGCACGCGGTCGCCGCCGCAGCGGGATGCTCGCTGTCCCAGCCCTTCCCGGACAACGGCATCGACTGGCACGTCAGCCACAGCGCGCCCGGACACACCGTCGACGACGAGGTCACCATCAAGGTGCAGCTGAAGGCCACGTACCAGGTCGCGCCCAACCCACCAGGGCGCTCTTTCTCCTTCACCCTCGACAACGACCATCTGCGCAAGCTCGCCCGCACCCCGGTCTCCGTGCACAAGATCCTGGTCGTCATGCTCGTCCCGCGCTCGCAGGACGACTGGCTGCGCGCCAGCCACGACCGGCTCGACCTCAGGCACTGCTGCTACTGGGTCAACCTCGCCGGCCACCCCATCACCGGCCGGCACCGGACCAACGTGCGGATCCCGACCTCGCGCATCTTCGACGACCGGGCGCTCTGCGAGATCATGACGCGGGTCGGGACGGGAGGCAGGCCATGA
- the thrS gene encoding threonine--tRNA ligase: protein MSDVRVIIQRDSEREERVVTTGTTAADLFAGERSIIAARVGGELKDLTYALQDGETVEGVEISSEDGLNILRHSTAHVMAQAVQEIFPEAKLGIGPPVKDGFYYDFDVEKPFTPEDLKAVEKKMQEIQKRGQKFARRVVTDEAAREELASEPYKLELIGLKGSASSDDGADVEVGAGELTIYDNLDAKTGELCWKDLCRGPHLPSTRLIPAFKLMRNAAAYWRGSEKNPMLQRIYGTAWPSKDELKAYLDFLAEAEKRDHRKLGTELDLFSIPEQIGSGLAVFHPRGGIVRRVMEDYSRRRHEEEGYEFVYTPHATKGKLFETSGHLDWYAEGMYPPMQLDEGVDYYLKPMNCPMHNLIFDARGRSYRELPLRLFEFGTVYRYEKSGVVHGLTRARGFTQDDAHIYCTREQMSEELDKTLTFVLGLLRDYGLTDFYLELSTKDPEKFVGSDEVWEEATETLRQVAEKQGLPLVPDPGGAAFYGPKISVQAKDAIGRTWQMSTIQLDFNLPERFNLEYTGPDGSKQRPVMIHRALFGSIERFFAVLLEHYAGAFPAWLAPVQALGIPIGDAHVEYLEKFAAAARKKGLRVEVDSSSDRMQKKIRNAQKQKVPFMVIAGDEDMSHNSVSFRYRDGSQENGIPFDEAIAKIAQVVEERVQV, encoded by the coding sequence GTGTCAGACGTCCGTGTGATCATCCAGCGCGATTCCGAGCGGGAAGAACGCGTGGTGACGACGGGCACTACGGCCGCCGACCTCTTCGCCGGCGAGCGCTCGATCATCGCCGCGCGCGTGGGCGGCGAACTCAAGGACCTCACCTACGCGCTCCAGGACGGCGAGACCGTCGAGGGCGTGGAGATCTCCTCCGAGGACGGCCTGAACATCCTGCGCCACTCCACCGCGCACGTCATGGCCCAGGCCGTGCAGGAGATCTTCCCCGAGGCCAAGCTGGGCATCGGCCCGCCCGTCAAGGACGGCTTCTACTACGACTTCGACGTCGAGAAGCCGTTCACGCCCGAGGATCTCAAGGCCGTCGAGAAGAAGATGCAGGAGATCCAGAAGCGCGGGCAGAAGTTCGCCCGCCGTGTCGTCACCGACGAAGCGGCGCGTGAGGAGCTTGCCTCCGAGCCGTACAAGCTGGAGCTGATCGGTCTCAAGGGCTCCGCGTCCAGCGACGACGGTGCGGACGTCGAGGTCGGCGCCGGCGAGCTGACGATCTACGACAACCTGGACGCCAAGACCGGCGAGCTGTGCTGGAAGGACCTCTGCCGCGGTCCGCACCTGCCCTCGACCCGCCTCATCCCGGCGTTCAAGCTGATGCGCAACGCGGCCGCCTACTGGCGCGGCAGCGAGAAGAACCCGATGCTCCAGCGCATCTACGGCACCGCCTGGCCGTCCAAGGACGAGCTGAAGGCATACCTGGACTTCCTCGCCGAGGCCGAGAAGCGCGACCACCGCAAGCTCGGCACCGAGCTGGACCTGTTCTCCATCCCGGAGCAGATCGGCTCCGGCCTCGCCGTCTTCCACCCCAGGGGCGGCATCGTCCGCCGGGTCATGGAGGACTACTCGCGCCGCCGCCACGAGGAGGAGGGCTACGAGTTCGTCTACACCCCGCACGCGACGAAGGGGAAGCTCTTCGAGACCTCCGGGCACCTGGACTGGTACGCCGAGGGCATGTACCCGCCCATGCAGCTCGACGAGGGCGTGGACTACTACCTGAAGCCCATGAACTGCCCGATGCACAACCTGATCTTCGACGCGCGCGGCCGCTCCTACCGTGAACTGCCGCTGCGCCTCTTCGAGTTCGGGACGGTGTACCGGTACGAGAAGTCGGGCGTCGTGCACGGCCTCACCCGCGCCCGCGGCTTCACGCAGGACGACGCGCACATCTACTGCACCCGTGAGCAGATGTCCGAGGAGCTGGACAAGACGCTCACCTTCGTCCTCGGCCTGCTGCGCGACTACGGCCTGACCGACTTCTACCTGGAACTGTCCACCAAGGACCCGGAGAAGTTCGTGGGCTCCGACGAGGTCTGGGAGGAGGCGACCGAGACGCTGCGCCAGGTCGCCGAGAAGCAGGGCCTGCCCCTCGTCCCGGACCCGGGCGGCGCCGCCTTCTACGGCCCGAAGATCTCCGTCCAGGCCAAGGACGCGATCGGCCGGACCTGGCAGATGTCGACCATCCAGCTCGACTTCAACCTGCCGGAGCGGTTCAACCTGGAGTACACGGGCCCGGACGGCTCCAAGCAGCGCCCGGTCATGATCCACCGCGCCCTCTTCGGCTCGATCGAGCGCTTCTTCGCGGTGCTCCTGGAGCACTACGCGGGCGCGTTCCCGGCGTGGCTGGCCCCGGTCCAGGCCCTCGGCATCCCGATCGGCGACGCCCACGTCGAGTACCTGGAGAAGTTCGCGGCGGCGGCCCGGAAGAAGGGCCTGCGCGTCGAGGTGGACTCGTCCTCGGACCGCATGCAGAAGAAGATCCGCAACGCCCAGAAGCAGAAGGTGCCCTTCATGGTCATCGCGGGCGACGAGGACATGTCCCACAACTCGGTGTCCTTCCGCTACCGCGACGGCTCCCAGGAGAACGGCATCCCGTTCGACGAGGCCATCGCGAAGATCGCGCAGGTCGTGGAGGAGCGGGTCCAGGTCTGA